One genomic window of Trichlorobacter lovleyi includes the following:
- a CDS encoding (2Fe-2S)-binding protein, with the protein MIEIKVNGKQLQTEASADTPLLWVLRDHLKMTGTKYGCGEGLCGACTVLIDGKPERSCVTPLGDVRGKSVTTIEGIPEQHPVKQAWLAQEVSQCGYCQPGQIMSAVALLDAIPKPTDAEIDRAMSGNLCRCGTYGRIRTAIHAASGRKTTRGGKKP; encoded by the coding sequence ATGATTGAAATCAAGGTAAACGGAAAACAACTGCAAACCGAGGCCAGTGCGGATACCCCGCTGCTGTGGGTGCTCAGGGATCATTTGAAGATGACCGGCACCAAATACGGCTGCGGTGAAGGGTTGTGCGGCGCCTGCACCGTGCTGATCGACGGCAAGCCGGAACGGTCCTGCGTGACCCCGCTGGGGGACGTTCGGGGGAAATCCGTCACGACCATAGAAGGGATTCCGGAGCAGCACCCGGTCAAGCAGGCCTGGCTTGCTCAGGAGGTGTCCCAGTGCGGCTACTGCCAACCGGGGCAGATCATGTCCGCGGTGGCCCTGCTGGACGCAATTCCGAAGCCGACCGATGCGGAGATCGACCGCGCCATGAGTGGAAACCTCTGCCGCTGCGGCACCTATGGCCGCATCCGTACGGCAATCCACGCAGCCAGCGGCAGGAAAACGACACGGGGAGGTAAAAAGCCATGA
- a CDS encoding OmpA family protein, with product MKKTLIALFCLFCVVASLAPGMAAEQDVRGGKDHPLLSRMPDFRLSDYKEAEFGSYRFIGQDKKQVSIEGHKYYLEYKLQKGVPEPGELKIRRNIQEALKKINGKVIFDDNFNRVATIVLKKDAKETWVEVRSYNAMYRLNIIEKEAMQQEVVADAAAMGNDITSSGRVAIYGIYFDTAKAELKPESDAALAEIASLLKQNSSLKLYVVGHTDNQGSFDLNMRLSKERAEAVTQALATRYGIKATRLKPAGVGSLAPLASNDHEEGRAKNRRVELVKQ from the coding sequence ATGAAAAAGACCCTGATCGCACTCTTCTGTCTGTTCTGTGTGGTGGCAAGCCTTGCTCCCGGCATGGCAGCCGAGCAGGATGTCCGGGGAGGCAAAGACCACCCCCTGCTCTCGCGGATGCCTGATTTCCGGCTCTCTGACTACAAAGAGGCGGAATTCGGCAGCTACCGGTTTATTGGTCAGGACAAAAAACAGGTCAGCATTGAAGGGCATAAATACTATCTGGAGTACAAACTACAGAAAGGTGTTCCCGAACCGGGTGAGCTGAAGATCCGCCGGAACATCCAGGAGGCCTTAAAGAAGATCAACGGCAAGGTTATCTTTGATGACAACTTCAACCGGGTTGCAACCATTGTGCTGAAAAAGGATGCCAAGGAGACCTGGGTAGAGGTGAGGTCCTACAACGCCATGTATCGGCTGAATATTATTGAAAAAGAGGCCATGCAACAGGAGGTGGTGGCTGATGCCGCAGCCATGGGCAACGACATCACCAGCAGCGGACGTGTGGCGATCTACGGCATCTACTTTGATACCGCCAAGGCAGAGCTGAAACCGGAATCTGATGCCGCCCTGGCCGAGATTGCCAGCCTGCTTAAGCAAAACAGCAGCCTCAAGTTGTACGTGGTCGGCCATACCGACAACCAGGGTTCTTTTGATCTGAACATGCGGCTATCAAAAGAGCGTGCCGAGGCGGTTACCCAGGCCCTGGCAACCAGATACGGGATCAAGGCCACCCGTCTCAAGCCCGCTGGTGTTGGCTCACTGGCACCGCTTGCCTCAAACGACCATGAAGAGGGCAGGGCCAAAAACCGCAGGGTTGAGCTGGTCAAACAGTAA
- a CDS encoding iron-containing alcohol dehydrogenase — MRNFIFSIPTTAYFGKGQIKVLGQTIKAQGGSKVLLAYGGGSIKQNGIYDTILEQLSTAGLAYVELSGIQPNPRIESVEQGIKLYRDNNCDFILAVGGGSTLDACKAIAAGVMYAGPVNDLFVDASGLSSKITAAAPLATILTMAGTGSELDMGAVITVGEDHKKKVLLHPLVNPRFSILDPEYTYTVPEHHTMAGVADILCHLMEQYFTPDVAAKVQDRMNEGVMKVVLEEAPKLLANPQDYDARANIMWASSMALAGFQFLLGKPGFAFPLHGMGHELSSKYDMTHGVTLALLTPAWMRYTMQAAPQHLPVFARFARNVMEICEEDDTKAAEAGIKALEAFYATIKMPLNLREAGVQQADLDGMAAKAVENGKLGCLALLGKDEALQIMQAAF; from the coding sequence ATGCGCAACTTCATTTTCAGTATTCCCACCACCGCCTACTTCGGCAAGGGACAGATCAAGGTTCTCGGCCAGACCATCAAAGCACAGGGTGGCTCCAAGGTGCTGCTGGCCTATGGCGGCGGCAGCATCAAGCAGAACGGCATCTATGACACCATCCTTGAACAGCTCAGCACAGCAGGCCTTGCCTATGTGGAACTGAGCGGTATCCAGCCCAATCCGCGGATTGAAAGTGTTGAGCAAGGGATCAAACTCTATCGCGACAATAACTGCGATTTCATTCTGGCTGTGGGGGGCGGATCAACCCTGGATGCCTGCAAGGCCATTGCCGCCGGGGTGATGTATGCTGGTCCGGTCAATGACCTGTTTGTCGATGCATCAGGCCTCTCATCCAAAATCACTGCGGCCGCTCCGCTGGCAACCATCCTGACCATGGCCGGTACCGGCTCCGAGCTGGATATGGGCGCGGTTATCACCGTGGGTGAGGATCACAAGAAAAAGGTGCTGCTGCACCCGCTGGTCAATCCCCGCTTCTCCATCCTGGACCCGGAGTACACCTATACGGTGCCGGAACATCACACCATGGCCGGTGTGGCGGACATCCTCTGCCACCTGATGGAACAGTACTTCACCCCCGATGTTGCTGCCAAGGTGCAGGACCGGATGAATGAAGGGGTCATGAAGGTGGTGCTGGAGGAGGCCCCCAAGCTGCTGGCCAATCCGCAGGACTATGATGCCCGCGCCAACATCATGTGGGCCAGCTCCATGGCCCTGGCCGGGTTCCAGTTTCTGCTCGGCAAGCCGGGCTTCGCCTTCCCGCTACACGGCATGGGGCATGAGCTCTCCAGCAAGTACGACATGACCCACGGCGTTACCTTGGCACTGCTGACACCGGCCTGGATGCGCTACACCATGCAGGCGGCTCCCCAGCACCTGCCGGTCTTTGCCAGGTTCGCCCGCAACGTCATGGAAATCTGCGAAGAGGACGATACCAAGGCAGCAGAGGCAGGTATCAAGGCGTTGGAGGCGTTCTACGCCACCATCAAGATGCCGCTAAACCTGCGTGAGGCAGGGGTCCAGCAAGCAGACCTGGATGGTATGGCCGCCAAGGCGGTCGAAAACGGCAAACTGGGCTGCCTGGCCCTGCTTGGTAAGGATGAGGCCCTGCAAATCATGCAGGCAGCATTTTGA
- a CDS encoding AraC family transcriptional regulator — protein MENPAVCDDSDVVRLAGAIEELNRSIARWTEQGEMHTTAIPGLALFRRTEPTEPVSGIYEPGVCLIAQGAKRVMLGDDRYRYDAQHYLITSVHLPTIVQVIEASPEKPYLGLRLTFDLREVSQLMVDSNLPQPRPQQSSRGMATGQVTLQLANAFNRLIDLLADEKDIPILAPVIQREIIYRLLVGDQGERLRQIATAGSQSQQIAKAIGWLQNNFSQSISMDQLAAQTNMSTSTFHHHFRSLTALSPLQYQKQLRLQEARRLMLAERMDAANAAFQVGYESPSQFNREYSRMFGAPPLRDITSLRQLAADGRG, from the coding sequence ATGGAAAATCCTGCTGTTTGCGACGATTCTGATGTTGTTCGTCTGGCTGGAGCCATTGAAGAACTGAACAGAAGCATTGCCCGATGGACCGAACAGGGGGAGATGCATACAACAGCCATCCCGGGACTGGCGCTGTTCCGGCGGACCGAGCCGACCGAACCGGTCAGCGGCATCTATGAACCGGGCGTCTGCCTGATTGCCCAGGGGGCCAAACGGGTCATGCTGGGTGATGACAGGTACCGCTATGACGCACAGCATTATCTGATCACCTCGGTACATCTGCCGACCATTGTGCAGGTTATCGAGGCAAGCCCTGAAAAACCGTATCTTGGGCTGAGGCTGACATTCGACCTGCGCGAGGTTTCGCAGTTGATGGTGGACAGCAACCTGCCGCAGCCACGGCCCCAGCAGTCGAGCCGCGGTATGGCAACCGGCCAGGTGACCCTGCAGCTGGCTAACGCCTTTAACCGTTTGATTGACCTGCTGGCAGATGAAAAGGATATCCCGATCCTGGCGCCGGTCATCCAGCGCGAAATCATCTACCGGTTGCTGGTGGGAGACCAGGGGGAGCGGCTACGCCAGATCGCCACGGCGGGCAGCCAGAGCCAGCAGATTGCCAAGGCGATCGGCTGGTTGCAGAACAACTTTTCCCAGTCGATCAGCATGGATCAGCTTGCTGCTCAGACCAACATGAGTACGTCGACATTCCATCATCACTTCCGATCCTTGACCGCCTTGAGCCCGCTGCAGTATCAGAAGCAGCTGCGGCTGCAGGAGGCCAGACGCCTGATGCTGGCAGAACGGATGGATGCCGCCAATGCCGCTTTTCAGGTGGGCTACGAAAGCCCTTCCCAGTTCAACCGTGAGTACAGCCGCATGTTTGGCGCACCGCCGCTGCGGGATATCACCAGCTTGCGCCAGCTGGCTGCCGACGGGAGGGGCTGA